The DNA segment ACCGACGGCGAAACGGTGCCGATCTGGGCCATGCTGGACGCGCTGGCCGATGCGATGGGGGTGGCCCGTCCGGCGCGCTATGTTCCGGCCCGTCTGGTTGAGAACGCGGCGCGAGTGGTGGAACTTGCCGCCCGCCTGCACCCCGCCCGGCCCGAGCCGACGCTGACCGCCAGCGGTGTGCGCCTGCTGACCCGCCCAATGACTCTGGACCTGACCCGTGTACGGGCACGGCTGGGTTATGTCCCTGTCATTCATCCACGGGAAGGGCTGGCGGAAGTGCTGAGAGGCATGCGCCCATGACCCATCTGCGCGTGATTCCCCTGGCGGCGGGCGAGTGCCTGAACATCTCGGCGCTGACCCAGCGCGGGGCGGCGTGGCGGGTCCAGACGTACCCGGCGGGGTTCGCGCTGCTGCTGCGCCCGCTGCTTGGCCCGGCGCTGTTTGACACGGGCTATTCGGTGCGGGTGCAGGCGTCCATGCGGCGCTGGCCCGGCGTGCTGTACGGCCTGCTGACCCCGGTGCGTCTGGACCCCCGCGAGACGGCGCTGTCGCAACTGGCCCGCCTGGGCTTCGCGGCAAACGAGGTGGGGGAGGTCATCGTGTCCCACCTGCACGCCGATCATGTGGGCGGCCTGCGCGATTTTGGGGCGGCGCGTTTCCATCTGGACGCGGCAACCTACGCGCCGCTGCGTGATCTGCGCGGCGTGGCCGCCATCCGCAAGGCGTTCATGCCCGAACTGCTCCCCGATGACTTTGAGGCGCGCCTGCACCCGCTGGATTTCCAGCCTGCTCCGCCGGGGCTGTCGCCTTTCGCAGTCGCTGCTGACGTATTCAGGGACGGCAGCGTCTATGCGGTGAAGGTCCCCGGTCACGCGGCAGGAATGATCGCGCTGATTGTCCGCACCACGCCAGAAGCCGTGCTGGACGGCGACGGCGCAGGCTTGATGTTGCTCGCCGCCGACGCCGCCTGGAGCGTGCGCGGCTTGCGCGAGGGATTGGAAGTTCATCCGCTGGCCCGCGTGATCTTTGACGATGCCGCCGCCGAACGCCGCAGTGCTGGACAGTTGCGCCAGTGGCTTCTGGCCCACCCCCGCGCCGGGGTCTTCGTCAGCCACGATGCGCCGGAGACTGGACATGTCTGAAGTGCTGGACCGTCTGACCGTTCTGAAACACGCGCTGAGCGAGGGTGGTTTGATGTTCCGTGACCGCGCCACGCTGGAAAAGCATCAGGGGCGGCTGGCGACAGAACATCTGCGCTGGGTGGCGGCGCACAGCCCATTCACCGCCGGGCGATTCCTGAGCGCGGGTCTGGGCCTCAGCCAGTGGCGCGAGTTACCGCCCGTGGGGAAGGCGGAGATGATGGCCCATTTTGATCAGCTCAACACCGCCGGGCTGCACCTGAAGGATGTGCTGGAAATCGCCCGCCGCGCCGAGGACACCCGTGATTTCACGCCCACGCTGCCCACTCCGCGCGGCCCCGTTACGGTGGGCCTGTCCAGCGGCACCAGCGGCAACGCGGGCGCGTTCGTGGTGTCGCGCGCCGAGCGCTTGCAGTGGGCCGGGGTGGTGCTGCGGCATCTGCTGCCCGCTTTCCCACTGGGCCTGCTGAAAAGGCAGCGCGTCGCCTTCCTGCTGCGGGCCGACGGTGGCCTGTACCGCAGCGTGGGCAGTGGACGGCTGGACTTCAACTTTCTGGACCTGCTGCGCCCGCTGGACGAACTCGCTGCCGAACTGAGTGCCTACGATCCCACCCTGCTGATCGGCCCGCCCAGCGTGTTGCGCGCCCTGCTGGACGCGGGAGCCACGGTACAACCCGAACGGGTGGTGAGCGTGGCGGAGGTCCTTGAAGACGATGACCGCGCGGCGTTGGAACGCGGCTTCGGCCCGGTGGTGCAGGTGTATCAGGCCACCGAAGGGCTGCTGGGCCTGCCCTGTCGGCACGGAAATCTTCATCTCAACGAGGCGCATGTTCACTTTGACTTTGAAGCGGCGGGGGACGGGTATCTGCGCCCCATCCTGACCGACTTGCGCCGCACCACCCAGCCGATGGTCCGGCACCGACTGGACGATCTGCTGGTGCTGGCGGACGGGTGTTCGTGCGGACTGGCTTCCTGCCGGGTGCTGCGCGTGGCCGGGCGGCAGGACGACGCACTGGACCTGCCGGGAGCATCGGGGCGCGTCACAATCTGGCCCGATTTTCTGCGTGGAGCCATGAACCGCGTCCCCGGCCTGCGCGAGTACCGGGTGGAACAGACTGGCCCAGCCGAACTGCGTCTGTTGATTCAACCTCTCACGCCTGAAATCCGGCAGGAGGCGTGCGCCCAGGTTCGCCGCGCGCTGGAGTGGGGTGGGGGAGACGTTGCGCGCATTCAGCTTACTGTTCAGCCCTTGCCCGCCACGCTGCCAGGTTTCAAACGCCGCCGGGTCAGCCGTCTCTGGCTGCGTGGTGAAATGGGAGAATCGCCATGAATCAAGTTCTCGGTCTGCGAATCCTGTCCACGGCTCAGGCATTGCCCGCTCGCATCGTCTCTACCGCCGAGGCCGCTGCCCTGTGCGGGATGCCGCCCGAAATCGCCGTCAAACGCACGGGCGTTCAAGAACGCCGCTGGCTGTCCGGTTCTGAAACGGCCTTGACCCTGGGTGCACAGGCTGCGCGGGAGGCGGTGGCGGCAGCGGGGCTGGAACTTTCCGACATTGACACCCTGCTGAACGCCAGCGGCAGCCAACTCCAGCCCATCCCGGACGGCGCGGCGCTGTTTGCCCGCGAGTTGGGCCTGCGCGGCGCGGCCACCTACAGCATTCACGGCACCTGCCTCAGCTTTCTGCTGGCGCTGAACCATGCGGCCCTGCTGATCGGCGCAGGTCAGGCAAAGCATGTCCTGATCGTCAGCAGTGAGGCGGGCAGTCCCGGTCTCAACTTTGCCCAGCCGGAAAGTGCGCTCCTCATCGGGGACGGTGCGGCGGCAGTCGTCGTCGGTCCCGCCACGCGTGACGGTCAGGGTATCCACGCCATGCGCGTCGCTACCTACCCGGAGGGCGCGGACCACACCCGTATTCGCGGCGGCGGCTCCCTGCTCTCGCCCCGGCACCCGGACGCCGTCCCGACAGACTTTACTTTTGACATGCACGGCCTCTCGGTGCTGCGGCTGGCCTCACAGGTGGTTCCCGATTTTCTGGAAACGCTGCGCCCTGGCCTCAGCACGGGGCTGCCCGGCATTGACCGCGTCGTGCCCCATCAGGCCAGCGCGGCGGGCCTGGACCTGATGCGCCGCTACGGCTGGCCCGCCGAGCAGACTGAGGTGACCCTGACGCATCTGGGCAACGTGATCGCGGCCAGCCTCCCGCTCACGCTGCATCAGGCACTGACTTCGGGCCGGGCAGGGGAGGGCGACACGCTGCTGTTCGCGGGAACCGGGGCGGGGTTGATCGCGGGAGGAGTGATTCTGCGGCTGTAGCCGGGTCAGAAGGATAGGCTTTTCCCATCTTTCTTGCTGGGCCGTGTGCAGTGGCTAATGTCCAGATGTACTACCACGCTCGCTGACTCACGAAAACGCCCCAGCCGAAGCGGGGGCGCAAGATTTCACTTTCTACAGACTATTCCAGCACGGCCTCGTGCGTGATCTCCACGTTGCCATTCATGACCCTGCTCATGGGGCACAGCTCGGCAGCCTGGGCCACATGCTTCTCGAATTCGGCCTGATCGATGCTGCCCACCTTGCCGCGCACCATCAGCTTCATGGCGCTGACCTTGAATCCGGGGCCGTCCTTGACCATCTCGCAGGTGGCTTCGGTCCGCACGTCTTTGGGGTCATGGCCGTGGTCTGCCAGCATGGCGCACAGTTGCATGGTGAAACAGCCCGCGTGCGCGGCAGCCAGCAGCTCTTCCGGGTTGGTGCCGGTGCCGTTCTCGAAGCGCGTGCCGAAGGAATACTGCGCGTCCTTGACCGTGCCGCTCTCCGTGCTGATGTTGCCCTTGCCGCCCTTGAGGTCGCCCATCCACTGGGCATTCGCCTTTCTCGCAATGTCTGCCATGCGTCCAGTCTGCGCTTGTGCCTGTGCGCGCCGTGACGAAACCGGTTTACAGAGGCTTTATCAGGGTCACCGCACGGGGGACGCTACACTCGCTTCATGGAACATCAGGAATGGAAGGTGCCGGGTGCGCCTGTCAGTGGCTACGTCTGGAAGGCGCAGCACCCAGAAGTCCAGCAACCGCGCGGCGAGGTGCTGATCTCTCACGGTGTCGGGGAGTACGCACAGCGCTACGTTGAGCGCTACCACGCCCTGATTCCCACACTGGTCCAGGCAGGATTTACTGTCTACGCCTACGATCAGCGCGGCCACGGCCATTCGGAGGGACGGCGCGCGGTGGTGGATCTGAACGTGCTGGTGGAAGACCACCTGAAGGCGCGCGAGGCGCTGCGGGGCCGTCCCGGCGACGATTCACCGCTGCCGCTGTTCGCGCTGGGCCACAGTATGGGCGGTCTGGTCACGGCAGCCAGCGCGTCCCGTGATCCGCGAGGCCTGAGCGGCGTGATCCTGTCCAGTCCGGCGCTGCTGGTGGGCCAGAATGAATCCGCACTGGTCAAGGCTCTCGCGCCATTGCTGGCAAAGGTGGCCCCCGCTGCGCCCGTAACCGATCTGGGCACGGGCGGCCTGTCGCGCCTGCCCGAACAGGTGGCCGCCTATGAGGCCGACGAGTTGGTGTATCACGGCAAGGTCCGCGCGCTGACCGCCGCCACCATGGTGGGTCTGAGCGAGAAGTTATGGCCCGAGTACGCGAACTGGAAACTCCCTACCCTGGTCATTCACGGCACGGCGGATAAAATTACTGATCCAGCGGGCAGCCAGCGCTTTTTCGACACGATTGCCAGCCCCGACAAGACCCTGATCTTGCAAGACGGTGGTTACCACGAACTCCTGAACGACGAACCGCGTGAGAAAATTCGTGCGGCCCTGCTGGCGTGGTTGCTGGAGCGCTCCTGATCCGGGAGGAGGGCAGAAGATAGCCCTCACCCCGTTTGGGCGTTCAGTGCGCCGCAGCTTTCGCGGGCCGCAGGTGCAGCGCCGC comes from the Deinococcus sp. AJ005 genome and includes:
- a CDS encoding MBL fold metallo-hydrolase — its product is MTHLRVIPLAAGECLNISALTQRGAAWRVQTYPAGFALLLRPLLGPALFDTGYSVRVQASMRRWPGVLYGLLTPVRLDPRETALSQLARLGFAANEVGEVIVSHLHADHVGGLRDFGAARFHLDAATYAPLRDLRGVAAIRKAFMPELLPDDFEARLHPLDFQPAPPGLSPFAVAADVFRDGSVYAVKVPGHAAGMIALIVRTTPEAVLDGDGAGLMLLAADAAWSVRGLREGLEVHPLARVIFDDAAAERRSAGQLRQWLLAHPRAGVFVSHDAPETGHV
- a CDS encoding F390 synthetase-related protein, whose protein sequence is MSEVLDRLTVLKHALSEGGLMFRDRATLEKHQGRLATEHLRWVAAHSPFTAGRFLSAGLGLSQWRELPPVGKAEMMAHFDQLNTAGLHLKDVLEIARRAEDTRDFTPTLPTPRGPVTVGLSSGTSGNAGAFVVSRAERLQWAGVVLRHLLPAFPLGLLKRQRVAFLLRADGGLYRSVGSGRLDFNFLDLLRPLDELAAELSAYDPTLLIGPPSVLRALLDAGATVQPERVVSVAEVLEDDDRAALERGFGPVVQVYQATEGLLGLPCRHGNLHLNEAHVHFDFEAAGDGYLRPILTDLRRTTQPMVRHRLDDLLVLADGCSCGLASCRVLRVAGRQDDALDLPGASGRVTIWPDFLRGAMNRVPGLREYRVEQTGPAELRLLIQPLTPEIRQEACAQVRRALEWGGGDVARIQLTVQPLPATLPGFKRRRVSRLWLRGEMGESP
- a CDS encoding 3-oxoacyl-ACP synthase III family protein; its protein translation is MNQVLGLRILSTAQALPARIVSTAEAAALCGMPPEIAVKRTGVQERRWLSGSETALTLGAQAAREAVAAAGLELSDIDTLLNASGSQLQPIPDGAALFARELGLRGAATYSIHGTCLSFLLALNHAALLIGAGQAKHVLIVSSEAGSPGLNFAQPESALLIGDGAAAVVVGPATRDGQGIHAMRVATYPEGADHTRIRGGGSLLSPRHPDAVPTDFTFDMHGLSVLRLASQVVPDFLETLRPGLSTGLPGIDRVVPHQASAAGLDLMRRYGWPAEQTEVTLTHLGNVIAASLPLTLHQALTSGRAGEGDTLLFAGTGAGLIAGGVILRL
- a CDS encoding OsmC family protein, which translates into the protein MADIARKANAQWMGDLKGGKGNISTESGTVKDAQYSFGTRFENGTGTNPEELLAAAHAGCFTMQLCAMLADHGHDPKDVRTEATCEMVKDGPGFKVSAMKLMVRGKVGSIDQAEFEKHVAQAAELCPMSRVMNGNVEITHEAVLE
- a CDS encoding alpha/beta hydrolase, giving the protein MEHQEWKVPGAPVSGYVWKAQHPEVQQPRGEVLISHGVGEYAQRYVERYHALIPTLVQAGFTVYAYDQRGHGHSEGRRAVVDLNVLVEDHLKAREALRGRPGDDSPLPLFALGHSMGGLVTAASASRDPRGLSGVILSSPALLVGQNESALVKALAPLLAKVAPAAPVTDLGTGGLSRLPEQVAAYEADELVYHGKVRALTAATMVGLSEKLWPEYANWKLPTLVIHGTADKITDPAGSQRFFDTIASPDKTLILQDGGYHELLNDEPREKIRAALLAWLLERS